From a region of the Thiorhodovibrio winogradskyi genome:
- a CDS encoding copper-translocating P-type ATPase → MREQEQAQEQEPEGQDQHAHHDHGAMIADFRRRFWISVLLTVPILLLSPLIQSFLGLTDALAFPGDQSALLALSTAVFLYGGWPFLTGLLSELRAGAPGMMTLIALAITVAYGYSAAVVLGLEGKVFFWELATLVDVMLLGHWIEMKSVMGASSALESLVQMMPDRALRLDDSGKVKEVPISELHKGDRVRVHPGEKVPVDGTIVEGKTSLNESMLTGESRPVEKGEGDEAVGGAINGEGSITLEVRKTGADTYLSQVVETVRQAQASRSGAQNLADRAAAWLTYIALSAGVITLGTWLFVGYAFDFALERMVTVMVITCPHALGLAVPLVVAVSTSLAAGRGLLIRERAGFERARKLDAVVFDKTGTLTAGRFGVQGVTRFGDLDENEMLRLAAGLEARSEHPIAQGIVEAARDKGLQIPEASEFENLSGRGAKAQVEGRLIRVVSPGYLREQAISVDEDAVAPLREGGKTLVYLLEDERPLGAIALADLIRDESREAISRLQAMGIDCLMLTGDADAVAKSVADELGLSEYFAEVLPDEKAKRIEAVQRGGRIVAMVGDGVNDAPALVQADLGIAIGAGTDVAVESADIVLVESDPKRVADVIELSRATFGKMIQNLFWATGYNAAAIPLAAGVGYGSGILLSPAVGAALMSLSTVIVAINAKLLGRFKPSGA, encoded by the coding sequence ATGCGAGAGCAAGAACAAGCACAAGAGCAGGAGCCCGAAGGTCAGGATCAGCACGCGCACCACGACCATGGCGCCATGATCGCCGACTTCCGCCGGCGCTTCTGGATCTCGGTGCTGTTGACGGTGCCGATCCTGCTGCTGTCGCCTTTGATTCAGTCTTTTCTCGGACTGACCGATGCGCTCGCCTTTCCCGGCGATCAGTCTGCCCTGCTCGCCCTCTCCACCGCGGTGTTCCTCTATGGAGGCTGGCCGTTCCTGACCGGCCTCCTGTCTGAGCTGCGCGCCGGCGCGCCCGGCATGATGACCCTGATCGCCCTGGCGATCACCGTCGCCTATGGCTATTCAGCGGCCGTTGTGCTCGGACTCGAAGGCAAGGTGTTCTTCTGGGAGCTCGCCACCCTGGTCGATGTGATGCTGCTCGGCCACTGGATCGAGATGAAGTCGGTGATGGGGGCCTCGAGCGCGCTGGAGAGCCTGGTGCAGATGATGCCAGACCGGGCGCTGCGCCTCGACGACAGCGGCAAGGTCAAGGAGGTGCCGATCAGCGAGCTGCACAAGGGCGACCGCGTGCGGGTCCACCCCGGCGAGAAGGTACCGGTCGACGGCACCATCGTCGAGGGCAAGACCAGCCTGAACGAGTCCATGCTCACCGGTGAGTCCCGCCCGGTCGAGAAGGGTGAAGGCGACGAGGCCGTCGGCGGTGCCATCAACGGCGAGGGCAGCATCACGCTGGAGGTGCGGAAGACCGGCGCCGACACCTACCTGTCACAGGTGGTCGAGACGGTGCGCCAGGCGCAGGCGTCGCGCTCAGGCGCACAGAATTTGGCCGATCGCGCCGCGGCCTGGCTGACCTATATCGCCCTCTCGGCTGGCGTGATCACACTGGGTACCTGGCTCTTCGTTGGCTACGCCTTCGACTTTGCGCTCGAGCGCATGGTCACCGTGATGGTCATCACCTGCCCGCATGCCCTCGGCCTCGCGGTGCCGCTGGTCGTGGCCGTCAGTACCAGCCTGGCCGCCGGCCGTGGTCTGCTGATTCGCGAGCGCGCCGGCTTTGAGCGCGCGCGCAAGCTTGACGCGGTCGTCTTTGATAAGACCGGCACCCTGACCGCGGGGCGCTTCGGCGTTCAGGGGGTCACCCGCTTCGGCGACCTGGATGAGAACGAAATGCTGCGCTTGGCCGCAGGCCTGGAGGCTCGCTCCGAGCACCCCATCGCCCAGGGTATCGTCGAGGCGGCGCGGGACAAGGGGCTGCAGATCCCAGAGGCCAGCGAGTTCGAGAATCTTTCCGGCCGTGGTGCCAAGGCCCAAGTCGAGGGCCGCCTGATCCGTGTAGTCAGCCCCGGTTATCTGCGCGAGCAGGCGATATCGGTCGATGAGGACGCGGTGGCCCCGCTGCGCGAGGGCGGCAAGACGCTGGTCTACCTGCTGGAGGATGAGCGACCGCTCGGCGCCATCGCGCTCGCGGACCTGATCCGCGATGAGTCGCGCGAGGCCATCAGCCGTCTCCAGGCGATGGGCATCGACTGCCTGATGCTCACCGGCGATGCCGATGCCGTGGCCAAGTCGGTCGCTGACGAGCTGGGCCTGAGCGAATACTTCGCCGAGGTGCTACCGGACGAGAAGGCCAAGCGCATCGAAGCGGTTCAGCGTGGCGGGCGCATCGTCGCCATGGTCGGCGACGGCGTCAACGATGCCCCGGCACTGGTGCAGGCCGACCTCGGCATCGCCATTGGCGCTGGCACCGATGTGGCGGTCGAGTCGGCCGATATCGTCCTGGTCGAATCCGACCCTAAGCGCGTCGCCGATGTGATCGAGCTCTCGCGGGCCACCTTCGGCAAGATGATCCAGAACCTGTTCTGGGCGACTGGCTATAACGCTGCGGCTATCCCGCTCGCAGCCGGGGTTGGCTATGGTTCCGGCATCCTGCTGAGCCCCGCCGTCGGCGCTGCATTGATGTCGCTGTCGACCGTCATCGTCGCCATCAATGCCAAGCTGCTCGGGCGCTTCAAGCCCTCGGGTGCCTGA